The genomic stretch TGCAAGCTGTCCCAGCATCAACCTGGATTCTTGGATGATGGGCCGATCAGAAGTGGTGCGGCTCGTTCAAAAATATGGAACTGGCAAACTCGGCTTGCTGGAGGGTGTGATGGGCCTCTTCGATGGAGCCAGTCCCGTCAGTGATGAAGGCAGCACCCTGGAGCTAGCTGGCTGGCTGAATTGGCCGATTTTGCTGGTCGTTCCGGCAGCCAAAGCAGGACGCTCAATCCGGGCTGCGATTCGAGGGTTTCAGTTGGAAGCTGGTGCAGATCAGATTCAGGGCTTGATCCTTAATCAGGTCAGCGGTGAATCTCATGCGGATTACCTGAAACAAGCGCTGGCTGATCTGAAGATTCCCATCTTGGGGGCCTTGCCACGATTACCAGAACTACAGTGGCCGGAGCGTCACCTGGGCCTACAAGCAGTCAGTGAAACATCCCTGCCAGATCGGGCTTCTTTAGAAAGCTTGGCAGAACAATACCTGAATCTTGATCAGTTCCTTTCTCTGGCTCCTCAGCCTGAACAATGTTCTGTGAGCGAGGCGATGGAGACTCCTGTGAAACCAAGCTGCCGGATCGGTGTGGCCCAAGACGCAGCCTTTCACTTCCAT from SAR324 cluster bacterium encodes the following:
- a CDS encoding cobyrinate a,c-diamide synthase codes for the protein ASCPSINLDSWMMGRSEVVRLVQKYGTGKLGLLEGVMGLFDGASPVSDEGSTLELAGWLNWPILLVVPAAKAGRSIRAAIRGFQLEAGADQIQGLILNQVSGESHADYLKQALADLKIPILGALPRLPELQWPERHLGLQAVSETSLPDRASLESLAEQYLNLDQFLSLAPQPEQCSVSEAMETPVKPSCRIGVAQDAAFHFHYHENLEWLRQQGAELVKFSPLEDSTLPPALDGILLSGGFPECFDEKLSANQSMLKELKEFIEAGGSCYAECGGLMLLADSLRLLNGDEYPMAGVIPGTVSMTSRLQHFGYSEATPTNHRESWRGHEFHHSKWEQETSQANAWTVTKRNRIGSRLEGYRYRNLHASYIHLYFPKAAPLLSELFFEKEQV